The Alkalihalobacillus sp. TS-13 genomic interval TAGGAATCTTTAGAGCAATGTTATTTCCACCTTTAAATTCTTCCCTTGTCATTTCCAAACAGACTACCTCCTTTATTTTTATCTTTACTATACCATCTCCTTTGTCTATTAAAACCTAAAATCACTAAGCAAATCGCATATTAAACCCTCTTTCTATTTTTTATCAACCATAGATTTTGTTAATTCAATGAATGCTGTAACTGCAGGGGATACAGTATTCAAGTTTTGAAGAGCCAATCCAATTGTTCGGAAGGATTCTTCATTTAACTCAGCAGTGGCCAAATCTCTGGTTGTTTGCATGACGATTTCTGGGACGATGCTGATCCCTAAGTTTTTTTGCACCATGGCTATAATTGTCTGGTTATCTGCGATTTCGCAATATACATTAGGTCTAAGGTTATTGGTCTTGAATAGTGCTTTAATCAAATCATCGCAGCCAGCTTTGGGCATTATAAATGGCTCTGTAGCTATATCGTGTATACTGACTTGTTTTTCATTTTTCAAGGGGTGTGAACTAGGTAATATAACCTTTAGATGATCGTCAAATAATGGTATGAAATCCAGGTTCTCAGTATGTTCAGCAGTCAGAAAACCAATATCAATTACACCGGATGCTATCAAGTGTCTAAGTTCATGGTAACCGCCTTCATAGAATTCAACTTTGATTGAAGGATACATGGAATGAAACCTTTCTATTATAGAAGGCAACAAATAGGATGAAACACTTGGAAACGTACCGATTCGAATGATTCCAATTTCCAATCCATTCAATCTACCAGCCTCTTGTTTCAATTTTTCCGATAGATTCAGGATTTGTCTTATATATGTAAGAATTCTCTCTCCTTCAAATGTTAAAAAAACGCCGGAACGTCCTCTTTTCAAAAGTGTAAGATCGAGTTCAGCCTCAAGGCTCTTTATGGCGTGACTCACGGCAGATTGCGTAAGTCCCAATTTGTCCCCAGCTTTCGTAAAACTACCTGATTCAATTACTTCCTTGAAAATTTCATATTGAAGTAAGGTCACATCAATACCTCCAGATCAATTCATTAATTTGATTCATATTAATTATTATAAACATTCATTTGATTAATGTAAAACACTGCCATATGATTAAAGTAAGAAAAGGAGGAATACACATGAAAACTTTGAATTATACGTTAATCGATGTGTTCACTACAAAACCTTT includes:
- a CDS encoding LysR family transcriptional regulator; its protein translation is MTLLQYEIFKEVIESGSFTKAGDKLGLTQSAVSHAIKSLEAELDLTLLKRGRSGVFLTFEGERILTYIRQILNLSEKLKQEAGRLNGLEIGIIRIGTFPSVSSYLLPSIIERFHSMYPSIKVEFYEGGYHELRHLIASGVIDIGFLTAEHTENLDFIPLFDDHLKVILPSSHPLKNEKQVSIHDIATEPFIMPKAGCDDLIKALFKTNNLRPNVYCEIADNQTIIAMVQKNLGISIVPEIVMQTTRDLATAELNEESFRTIGLALQNLNTVSPAVTAFIELTKSMVDKK